A genomic segment from Hypomesus transpacificus isolate Combined female chromosome 13, fHypTra1, whole genome shotgun sequence encodes:
- the glrx3 gene encoding glutaredoxin 3 produces MANLVEATSSQKFEDLLSKAGKCLSVVHFQASWAPQCAQMNEVMAELAKEHTHTTFVKLEAESVPEVSEKYEVTSVPTILFFKSGQKVDRLDGAHAPELTKKVQRLSVGAGGGPEAQGEAPQEDLNTRLKKLMNAAPCMLFMKGSPQEPRCGFSRQIVQIMKENNIQYSSFDILSDEDVRQGLKTLSNWPTYPQVYVNGELMGGLDIIKELAESGELENTCPKTVSLEHRLKSIINRSPVMLFMKGNKEAAKCGFSRQILELMNSSGVEYSTFDILQDEEVRQGLKTYSNWPTYPQVYVKGELIGGLDIIKELNETGDLTSVLNGES; encoded by the exons ATGCCTGTCAGTGGTGCACTTCCAGGCATCATGGGCTCCCCAGTGTGCCCAGATGAATGAGGTGATGGCAGAGCTGGCCAAGGAGCACACTCACACCACCTTTGTCAAG CTGGAGGCTGAGTCCGTCCCGGAGGTGTCAGAGAAGTATGAGGTCACCTCCGTTCCCACCATCCTTTTCTTTAAG AGTGGTCAGAAGGTGGACAGGCTGGATGGAGCTCACGCCCCTGAGCTGACCAAGAAGGTGCAGCGTCTgtcggtgggggcggggggaggccCGGAGGCCCAGGGGGAGGCCCCCCAGGAGGACTTGAACACACGTCTGAAGAAGCTGATGAATGCTGCGCCGTGCATGCTCTTCATGAAGGGGTCGCCCCAGGAGCCTCGCTGTG GTTTCAGCAGACAGATAGTGCAGATCATGAAGGAGAACAATATCCAGTACAGCAGCTTTGACATCCTGTCTGATGAGGATGTGCGCCAGGGTCTGAAGACCTTATCCAACTGGCCCACCTATCCCCAGGTCTACGTCAACGGAGAGCTGATGGGGGGGCTTGACATCATCAAG GAACTAGCTGAATCTGGAGAACTAGAAAACACCTGCCCCAAAACGGTCTCCCTGGAGCACag GTTGAAGTCAATCATCAACAGGAGTCCAGTCATGCTGTTTATGAAGGGCAATAAGGAG GCTGCCAAGTGTGGCTTCAGTAGACAGATCCTGGAGCTCATGAACAGCTCAGG GGTGGAATACAGCACGTTTGATATCCTCCAGGACGAAGAG GTTCGCCAGGGCCTGAAGACATACTCCAACTGGCCCACATACCCTCAGGTCTACGTGAAAGGAGAGCTGATCGGTGGACTGGACATCATCAAG GAGCTGAATGAGACAGGAGATTTGACCTCAGTCCTGAATGGGGAGTCCTAG